In Capsicum annuum cultivar UCD-10X-F1 chromosome 7, UCD10Xv1.1, whole genome shotgun sequence, one genomic interval encodes:
- the LOC107876722 gene encoding LOW QUALITY PROTEIN: uncharacterized protein LOC107876722 (The sequence of the model RefSeq protein was modified relative to this genomic sequence to represent the inferred CDS: substituted 1 base at 1 genomic stop codon) — MLMKYDVSQILXEIIKRPFLCLEMEFHDWKEWRSIVICLVLSPVMFAETRSLLHNWFLLTKATVLITPISLLKDNLMSLCDANMLRENSNEEFSCCKVFWVPRIVSLLFCKGLASILELQVKLVSLLLDILSRPMCWGITMDLGSKLPFSHSYFLCKKKILRVLTRPLSLESLEFLVHEFCKPVDAFSKKDVNVAKVNQSSIWYVFVSWRFTQLGSNNSIPFLVHFRLYFALLIKESTCIFSFYSLITKFSNLWTIKKFGSDVGNQTTLCRNKEVRGFLSFKKEMVNTLDSNCQSLAFWLKEFQDMYIGHSSKLSESFAPDEEQAPSVSFQKNTLFRRITIGILFASLNHISDTECELLLHYGATGTFVHFTGGQLGTQNRNSNHERQKGLIAWAETYTGKEATAGARIVFDITNVAESISVSMFETEECGFNFVCDVKLKVGRYLVKCVKRLLQLTLEKNNIKLNVKDLYDRMLRWKHQGRDIFQNHKEFDEIIDACASAAF, encoded by the exons ATGCTTATGAAGTACGATGTATCTCAAATTTTGTAAGAGATCATTAAGAGACCTTTCCTTTGTTTGGAAATGGAGTTTCATGATTGGAAAGAATGGCGTTcaattgttatatgtttggtacTTTCTCCTGTCATGTTTGCTGAGACTAGGTCCCTGCTTCATAACTGGTTTCTACTAAC TAAGGCTACTGTACTGATAACTCCA ATTTCTCTATTGAAGGATAACCTTATGTCTCTCTGTGATGCTAATATGCTGCGTGAAAACTCCAATGAAGAATTCTCCTGTTGTAAGGTCTTTTGGGTTCCTCGTATTGTTTCACTGCTATTTTGCAAGGGTTTGGCTTCAATTCTAGAGCTTCAGGTTAAGTTGGTCTCCCTGTTGCTAGATATTCTTTCCAGACCAATGTGTTGGGGCATAACAATGGATCTTGGATCAAAACTTCCATTTTCACATTCTTACTTTCTATGCAAGAAGaagattttgagggttttgaCTAGACCTTTATCCTTGGAATCTTTGGAGTTTCTAGTTCATGAATTTTGCAAGCCAGTTGATGCATTTTCAAAGAAAGATGTAAATGTTGCCAAAGTAAATCAGAGTTCTATATGGTATGTTTTTGTTTCATGGCGTTTCACACAATTA GGCAGCAACAATAGCATTCCCTTCTTGGTTCATTTTCGCCTCTATTTTGCTCTTCTCATAAAAGA AAGCACATGCATTTTCTCCTTTTATTCCTTGATCACCAAATTTTCCAATTTATGGACCATTAAGAAGTTTGGCTCTGATGTGGGTAATCAAACCACTCTTTGTCGTAACAAGGAAGTCCGGGGATTTCTGTCCTTTAAGAAGGAAATGGTCAATACCCTGGATTCCAATTGCCAATCACTTGCTTTCTGGCTTAAAGAATTTCAGGACATGTACATTGGACACTCAAGCAAATTAAGTGAAAGCTTTGCTCCAGATGAAGAACAAGCACCAAGTGTCAGTTTCCAGAAGAACACGCTGTTTAGGAGGATAACAATAGGCATCTTGTTCGCAAGCTTGAATCATATAAGTGATACTGAATGTGAACTGCTTTTACATTATGGTGCAACTGGTACTTTCGTGCATTTCACTGGAGGACAACTTGGAACACAGAATAGGAATTCTAACCATGAAAGGCAAAAAGGCTTGATAGCATGGGCTGAGACATATACGGGAAAAGAAGCTACAGCAGGAGCACGTATTGTCTTTGACATAACTAATGTAGCTGAAAGTATATCTGTTTCTATGTTTGAAACTGAGGAATGTGGATTCAATTTTGTGTGTGACGTGAAACTAAAGGTTGGGAGATATCTAGTCAAGTGTGTGAAAAGGTTACTCCAACTCACACTGGAGAAGAACAACATAAAACTGAACGTGAAGGATCTCTATGACAGAATGCTCCGGTGGAAACACCAAGGGCGtgatatttttcaaaatcataaggaatttgatgaaataataGATGCATGTGCTTCAGCAGCCTTTTGA